The following proteins are encoded in a genomic region of Procambarus clarkii isolate CNS0578487 chromosome 23, FALCON_Pclarkii_2.0, whole genome shotgun sequence:
- the LOC138367750 gene encoding uncharacterized protein, with the protein MEPHCTAHHGAYVREPHVTTHHGAYVMEPHGTAHHGAYVREPHGTAHHHGVNIRDSDKATKQLEDDLDKVWPKDWWMVFHVLTTGDPVSPTSESVSHTSDSVSHTSDPVSHTSDSVSHTSDPVSHTSDPVSHTSESVSHTSDSVSHTWYLR; encoded by the exons ATGGAGCCTCACTGCACTGCACATCACGGTGCCTACGTCAGGGAGCCtcacgtcactacacatcacggtGCCTACGTCATGGAGCCTCACGGCACTGCACATCACGGTGCCTACGTCAGGGAGCCTCACGGCACTGCACATCACCACGGAGTAAACATCCGTGACTCAGATAAGGCCACAAAACAACTTGAAGATGATCTAGATAAGGTTTGGCCGAAAGATTGGTGGATGGTGTTTCATGTTCTAACTACTGGTG ACCCTGTGAGTCCCACTTCAGAGTCTGTGAGTCACACTTCAGACTCTGTGAGTCACACTTCAGACCCTGTGAGTCACACTTCAGACTCTGTGAGTCACACTTCAGACCCTGTGAGTCACACTTCAGACCCTGTGAGTCACACTTCAGAGTCTGTGAGTCACACTTCAGACTCTGTGAGCCACACCTGGTACTTGAGATAA